Sequence from the Rutidosis leptorrhynchoides isolate AG116_Rl617_1_P2 chromosome 3, CSIRO_AGI_Rlap_v1, whole genome shotgun sequence genome:
tattaataataaatggtaaatggtaataataataataatttataagtttattaataataataacaataataaaatttaaaattttggtGTAGTAACTACCTTAATAAGCCACAAAAAGAATTAAACACCcctgccgggtctcgaacccgagacctcttgaacACCCGTTAACAACCTTAACCATCTCTCCATTTCTGTGTATCTGATTTAATACCCATCTTATATCTATTTATGTATCTATCTGTTTTCTatcctttcttcttcttctcaataAATCAATTCGACCAGAGCCCTAGCCAGCGTAATTAGTCACGAATTTAAACCAAGACCTTGTAGTTAAACTATAATTAACCTGTTTGTGTTGATCTGAtttaatcaaaacagaaaaaaaaaaaaaaaaaaaaaaataaaggctGTAACAGTTAAAGGAACTCGTTtatgaactcaaacatggaaatcgaTTTTTGAAGGTGTTTTAGACAAAACTCATAACATGAAAATGGTGTTAAATCTAACATATAGACTTTCTGAAACATTTATTTGACCAATAACATCGATTTGAGTTCGAATTCCTCAATAATCAACCCGTTTAACTTTTGAACTTAAAATTTGATtttcaaaattcgaattcgatatggGAATTTAACAAGTGAAACTTTTCAGAATCTGTAAATGGATCATTCCTAACAATACCtcattaatagattttaaaattgATTTCTAAATCATTAAATTTGGAAATTGAAACCATAACAGGGCCGACGGGTTTCTTTCTGTTCTCCCTATCTGTTTTCCCCTCGAATTCCCAGAGGACAACATGTATTGCAAATATATAATAGATGTAAGAATCTGAATAAATCACGTTTTTGTTTTGTTGTGAGAAATTCGTCGGCAGGTGCTCACGAGTTGAATAGACTACAGCAGAAAAAAAAATAGGATCCAATGcagtcatatttatatatatctgtttttaatCCTTATAAatcgtaaatatatataaaaataaaatatatctttaattatttataatagtaataataataataatattaattacattaataataactataatcataaataataataatgatattaactttaaaaaaaatgataataatattattaaaatttactaataaattgtaatttaaattttttttttttataacaataatattaacaacaaatggaaatttttattaaaatacaaagtttaatactaaatattaataataataataatcataataaggataaCTAACACTTGTAttggtaaagataataataataatactgactaATGTTCGTATTTAtagattgataatactaatattcttattattattgaaaGTAATTATTAGTTATACGAATAAATCTGTTATGCTGTTATCTTTatactatttattttatataatatcataatttaatatttaatatatatatatatatatatatatatatatatatatatatatatatatatatatatatatatatatatatatatatatatatatatatatatatattatacaggtTACAAcacgtaaatgttcgtgaatcgtcaggcatggtcacaaGGGTAACAGATTATCCAAatgtagatttcaaactttctagactcaacattacagatttttgcttatcatgtcggagaatataaagattaaggtttaaatttgatcggaaatttccgggtcgtcacagcatgtatgtatatagtgtatttacttgtatgctatggcatgatccacgaagccggaagtgccatagtatgtgtgagtgtgctatgatgtgaaccacggagccggtagtatcatggtacgtgtattgtagtgtgaaccacggagccggtagcactaaggtacgtgtgttgtagtgtgaaccacggagccggtagcactatagcatgagtgttgaggtgtgaaccacggagccagtgactcgagttgtgatgtgaaccacggagccggtagcatcatgacaatgcgtatggtgtgaaccacggagccagtagcaccATGACGCGCGCATGGTTAACCATATGCTTTGTGTGTGTGTGGCAGCGTAACATATTATATTATGCTGTTTATACGCTATTGGATATGCTAGTTGCggcattggaggttattagctttacaCTTGAGATGGtgtgctaattatattgctagcatgtatgcggtatgtgagtaagtgtatgcatgtatgtatgcgtgCGTGCGTgcgtatgtatgtataattgttgcattcactaagcgttttgcttaccttctcgttgtttacctttttaggctccggtgtggacaaaggcaaaggtattcgtttaGATTAGAGATTTCCCACTTTGGATATGATAGTGGTGGCTTTTGTGATTCGACCTaggttttgggtagtttaaccccaaacaccatgctagtcttttgtttggtatttaaactcgtGGGTCGAAAATGTTGGTGATTTTCGGGTcgttgaactttttttttttttttttttttttttgtaaactcGAAATCTTTGGAATTGATTAAAGTATATTGGTCGTAATCGAATTAAGGTCGTAAGCGATTGTGTTTGGGAAATTTGGCGTTTGTATGCAAAAACTGTCGTGCAGCAACTTTTGCGCAGTAAAGCGCGCCGTGGGATCATATATCTGTCGACTGGTACAAGCTTCTGACCTGGAATCGCGCTTTAGCGCGCGCCGCGCAATCATCTGCGCACCGCACATATTGGTCTGGCCAAATATCACTAAAAAAAAGCGTGTTTTCTCGTCTAATGTTTTGGGTCGTTACAGTAAAGATATAGTTATTATAGTTTTGATTTTTGAGTCAAGACCAACACTACACTTGTCTTCATCCTGCCATCTATGTGAAGGAAGAACAACCTCTCTGCCCAAGTTGCACCCAATCCAAGATTAACTTCATCTCAGAAGATGCAAAGTGGAATCGTCGAAGAGTGTCCACAAACCTTATCATAAAGCACAATGTACATTATATATGAACAATATTCCTCCCCAACAGAACAAGAGAGTCCCTGATTACACATTTTCATAAATCTGGCGAAGTTATAACCTTAATTGGTCCTGTAGCAAGTACACAAACAAATCGAAAATACAAATCGTTTACTAGACACCACTAATTAGCCATGAGTGACCAACTTGGTTCAATCCACACATGAGCGTTAACATGCTCAAGTCCCATGcccaaatactctcgaatcaactTGTCTTTAAATGTGTGATACTTGTGCGTTTCAAGAGAGTACAACACAATATCTCCATTCTTCGAATCAAATCGAGAAAAATATATCTTATTCTCCATCTCAGGTGTTTTGGCTTCAATGCATACACTCGTTGAACTGCAAATGTAAATCATATACCTTCCTAAACAGTCAACTTTCTCCCATTCTTTTCCGTATATATTCAGCTTGAATACATCCACGCATTCCCCAAACTTATTAGACACAACAACTAGTAAAAGATGTTGATCCGACTTTACTAGAAAATGTTGCCCCAAACGACCACCAACATCTACAACTTTCTTCCAAGAATAATCTTGTCCATTGACTATATTTCTCAAAACATAAAGTTCACCATTGTTAAACAAGGCATAAATATCGCGACCAACAAAAGTTGGAAAACGCATAGAGCGAGGATCAACACCACCATAATCTAAAGGAAGCATTTGCCATGTTCGTTCCCCAGCTACAAGGTGAAGGTAAACATGATGTTCATCTACCAATGAAAATCCAACAACGGTACATTTAAGGGAAATAGGTGGCGCTGAGAAACATACGTTACTTAAGTGCGGTAAACCCAATCGACGGTTGTCGACCTGATATGGAAGCTTGTGGATCTCACTTGTGAAAGGGTTACAAAACACGAGAGATATACCAACCTTATAATAAACCAACCAACCAAACCTCGCACACAATATTTTATCATCAAGGATTGACATCTGTGCTCTTTTCATATGGTACTTGTCACCAAGTAACGGATCTGTAAAAGTAACAATTTCTCGATTCTTGTCGACCACCATGAGCCAAGGTGAAATAACCGAATACGTTTGCAATCTGCTCATTGCGACTTTGTTGCTCCATTGCATCAAAGGTGCTGCTAAACGAAAATGTTTGCAAGTAGCACGAAAGTGCATGTATTCAACACCAACACAAAGCTCCATAATCATCTCCAAAATATGAAACGGTAAATAATTCGGACATGATTCATCCACACCATCTGTAACAGATCTTATGATTATCTTATCATCCTCGTTAGTTTCTTGTTTAGAATCTCCGCGAACAACTTCGAAGCTAAACAAAAAACATACGATTTTAAGAAAAGTTTCCACTTTTTGAAAGTCTATAACCTACAGCGAGAGTATTACAATGGGACAAAAGTGAAAATATATTGCCTATTTGtagctttaacccataaataaattacatatgataaaaaaaaaaaaaatacaaaaactgAAAGAAATACCTGCAATCCCATAATGTCAAATGACTTGCTTGAAAACTCATATAAGATGGGAAAATGGTTCTATCTTCAACATCGTACGAATATATCATTTTTCCCGTATCATCACGGATGTGTATACAACCTCCCAACTCGGATGCAATCGAATGTCTATAAAATACACAATTATCACAAGCAAGATCCACAAAAAATACAGAATCTTTCAGGTCTCCAATTTCTTTCCACATAATGCGCTTCATTTTATAACTTTCACGATCTACGTCTGTCAACTCTTTCCACGTCGTACTACTCATTACCCACTTAAATAAAAACACATCAGCGAGTGTTTTCTTTGCTTCATCACTAAAATCTACAAATATATAGAATAACTCTGTACCGGATCCTTTTAATAGAGTAATGAATTCAAGACAACGACTTAATCTAGGAGTACTCGGGGTTGTCCCAAATAGCAAAAGTTCTATCTCTTCTCCATAAGGCTTAGCCACAATGTCGACCTGGATGACATACCTATAATTCCCAGTGTTCAAAGCATATACTTTACCGTTGAAAACAGTTGGGCAGTGTAATAAACAGTCAAAATCGGTGATTTTCTTAAGTTTTTTACCATATGACATTTCTGTCCATTTCAACTTGTTACCATATGACACGTTTAGTCGGCAAAAAACAAAAGAAGGTTTCGTTGTTCTCGTTAATATAAGAACTGAACCATGATCATCAGTAGGGGATGACAAACAACATTGTCCGATGGATGCATTATCTCTTAAAATTAATGGGGGAAGATGTATGATCTTACAAGTTACCGGGTTCCAAAGAGACCATGCGACATTGTTGGACAGAATCACCCATCCATAGAAATAACCTCGTACACGTCTCCCTAGCAACTCAGGTATTCGACACCGATAATGTATCTGGTCATTAATGGTGTGGAAAATTTGATCTTCGGGACCATCTTCAACCTCTAGGTTCTGAGCCACTAACCAGGTATACTTTGCAGATAAGGGAGGCAATTGATCATATACTCGCTCCATTGCTCTAAACTCATAATGATTTAAAACTAATTAGTAAAACTGTTATCGTATATCTAAGTGTCAACTAGTGAATGTGGAGCTAAAAAATAACATATGTATAACAACAGCCAATTCATAATTTTCACCTTCAAATAGCACATCTAGAAACAGAAACACATAATTCATTGTTTGGTTTGATTAggttaaaaattaaatatatattcataCAGAGACTACACAAATTGAACTTGTATCAATTTCTCATACTTCGAAAATGATTTACAGAAATAATATGCACTAACTTGAAATAATCAATTAAGTATGTATATAATAAGCAATCAAACAATGATAATCCTATTATGCCACACAATATGTGGATAGAAATCAAATACAATAACACAAACCCTAAAAGTCAAATATAGAAGTCTAAAGGAAATCAGAACAGCTAATTTCTATATAAAGCAAAcaaattaaaagtaaaaacaataagtTACGGGAGAATGGCatattataattaattatgatgccaaaaaaaaaatataacacggAAGTGATTTTCGCTAAAAAAAAGATTAAAACTGGATTCAATTGCATTATTCTAATTCTAATTCCAAATTAAACAATAAAAGAAATTATAATAATATACAAAAGTTAGTTAGATAATACCTTGGCTTCGCAAACGGCTCCGCAGCTGAAGCTGAGAGAGGGTGTGAAGTAATACTCGACgatgaatgaaaaaaaaaaaaaaaaaaaccctttagCGAACGTTTCCGAATAGACGACGACGgcgatatataatttattatactccgtatttttttacttttttttttatcaaatattTTTGTCCGTTTGTAAGATTTTCTTctattttttctttttaattaatcTCTAGGAATACTACTCCAAAATTATTAAGTATTACTTTACTGGTTATACTATTTCTAAGGACAAATGATACAGAGTAATAATATACATGAGTGCCGGATTATAGGTGGGGAGGGTTGGCCAAGGCCCTTCTAAATTTTTGGTTTGTTaccatacttttatatataaactagattattatatataaactagattATTACCTGCAAATTTGCGGGACTTAAATTTGAGCaaatatcaaatagatatagacaAAAAAAATTTCAATAGTCCTTGAACTTTTTATAATGACCTTAAACTATTTTTTTGCCTTCGTTGACCACGATCTTTTAAGTTATTCCACGGATAACCTTGTATGTTCAGTTTTGGACGTTAAGTATCTTCACGTAAAGGACCAAAACACTCTCATTTAACCCCAAAAGAAGAGGTTAAAATCGTCCCCGCCTGGCAAACCTCGCGACCGCGAGGCATCATTTCTCGACCGCGAACCACACTCAAAATAAGCTGGTCACCTGACATGATTTCGCGACCGCGAGAGAGGATATctgaaaggtagtcatttcagtcaaaagaacgacgtctagatgaccattttagaaaacatacttccactttgagtttaaccttgatttttggatatagtttcatgttcatatgaaaaatcattttcccagaagaacaatttttaaatcaaagtttatcatagtttttaattatccaaaccaaaacagcccccagtttcactacgacggcgtatatccgattttatggtgttcatcgtgtttccaggttttacatcattaagttagcatatcatatagatatagaacatgtgtttagttgattttaaaagtcaagttagaaggattaacttttttttgcgaacaagtttagaattaactaaactatgttctagtgattacaagtttaaaccttcgaataagatagctttatatgtatgaattgaatgatgttatgaacatcattactacctcaagttttctggataaaactactggaaatgagaaaaatggatctagcttcaaaggatccttggatggcttgaaagttcttgaagcagaatcatgacacgaaaacagttcaagtaagattttcactcgaaataagattgttatagttgtagaaattgaatcaaagtttgaatatgaatattacattgaattagaaagataacctactgtaaataacaaaggttccttgatcttagatgattacttggaatggattagaaagcttggaagtagatttgcaaacttggaagtattcttgatttttatgaaactatatttatggaatttatgaagaatacttagaacttgaagatagaacttgagagagatcacttagatgaagaaaactgaagaatgaaagtgtttgtaggtgtttttggtcgttggtatatggattagatataaaggatatgtaattttgttttcatgtaaataagtcatgaatgattactcatatttttgtaattttatgagatatttcatgctagttgccaaatgatggttcccacatgtgttaggtgactcacatgggctgctaagagctgattattagagtgtatataccaatagtatatacatctaaaagctgtgtattgtacgagtacgaatacgggtgcatacgagtagaattgttgatgaaactgaacgaggatgtaattgtaagcatttttgttaagtagaagtactttgatatgtgtcttgaagtctttcaaaagtgtaataatacatatcaaaaaacaacatgtatatacattttaactgagtcgttaagtcatcgttagtcgttacatgtaaatgttgttttgaaacctttaggttatcttgttaaatgttgttaacccaatgtttattatatctaatgagatgttaaattattatattatcatgatattatgatatattaatatatcttaatatgatatatatacatttaaatatcgttacaacgataatcgttacatatatgtctcgtttcgaaatccttaagttagtagtcttgtttttacatatgtagttcattgttaatatacataatgacatgtttacttatcatttatcatgattaaacatagtgtaacaatatcttaatatgattcatatgtaattagtaagacgttgttataacgataatcgttacatatatcgtttcgagtttcttaattcaataaacacaattttatgtatataaatcattgttaaaatacctaatgagatacttacttatcataatatcatgttaactatatatataatcatatatatgtcatcatatagtttttacaagttttaacgttcgtgaatcaccggtcaacttgggtggtcaattgtctatatgaaacctatttcaattaatcaagtcttaataagtttaattgcttaacacgttggaaacatttagtcatgtaaatatcaatctcaattaatatatataaacatggaaaagttcgggtcactacagtacctacccgttaaataaatttcgtcccgaaattttaagctattgaaggtgttgacgaatcttctggaaatagatgcgggtatttcttcttcatctgatcttcacgatccctggtgaactcgggtcctctacgagcattccatcgaatcttaacaatcggtatcttgttttgcttaagtctcttaacctcacgatccattatttcgacgggttcttcaatgaattgaagtttttcattgatttggatttcgtccaacggaatagtgagatcttctttagcaaaacatttcttcaaattcgagacgtggaaagtgttatgtacagccgcgagttgtttaggtagctccagttggtaagctactggtccgacacgatctataatcttgaatggtccaatgtaccttggatttagtttctcccgtttaccatatcgaacaactcctttccaaggtgaaaccttaagcatgaccatttctgcaatttcaaactctatatcttttcttttactgtccgcgtagctcttttgtcgactctgggcagttttcaatcgttgttgaatttggttgattttctcggtagtttcttgtattatctccggacccgtaatctgtttatcccccacttcattccaacaaatcggagacttgcactttctaccataaagtgcctcaaaaggtgccatctcaatactagaataataactgttgttgtaggaaaattctgctaatggtaggtgtcgatcccaactgtttccgaaatcaataacacatgctcgtagcatgtcttcaagcgtttgtatcgtcctttcgctctgtccatcagtttgtagatgataggcagtactcatgtctagacgagtccccaatgcttgttgcaacgtctgccagaaccttgaaacaaatctaccatccctatcagagataatagagacgggtattccatgtctggagacaacctccttcaaatacaatcgcgccaatttctccattttgtcatcttctctcattggcaggaagtctgctgacttggtgagacgatcaactattacccaaatagtatcataaccacttgcagtccttggcaatttagtaatgaaatccatggtaatgttttcccatttccattctgggatttcaggttgttgtagtagacctgatggtttctgatgttcagctttgaccttagaatacgtcaaatattctcctacatatttagtaatatcggctttcatacccggccaccaaaagtgtttcttgagatctttatacatctttcccgctccgggatgtattgaatat
This genomic interval carries:
- the LOC139898332 gene encoding uncharacterized protein, with the protein product MERVYDQLPPLSAKYTWLVAQNLEVEDGPEDQIFHTINDQIHYRCRIPELLGRRVRGYFYGWVILSNNVAWSLWNPVTCKIIHLPPLILRDNASIGQCCLSSPTDDHGSVLILTRTTKPSFVFCRLNVSYGNKLKWTEMSYGKKLKKITDFDCLLHCPTVFNGKVYALNTGNYRYVIQVDIVAKPYGEEIELLLFGTTPSTPRLSRCLEFITLLKGSGTELFYIFVDFSDEAKKTLADVFLFKWVMSSTTWKELTDVDRESYKMKRIMWKEIGDLKDSVFFVDLACDNCVFYRHSIASELGGCIHIRDDTGKMIYSYDVEDRTIFPSYMSFQASHLTLWDCSFEVVRGDSKQETNEDDKIIIRSVTDGVDESCPNYLPFHILEMIMELCVGVEYMHFRATCKHFRLAAPLMQWSNKVAMSRLQTYSVISPWLMVVDKNREIVTFTDPLLGDKYHMKRAQMSILDDKILCARFGWLVYYKVGISLVFCNPFTSEIHKLPYQVDNRRLGLPHLSNVCFSAPPISLKCTVVGFSLVDEHHVYLHLVAGERTWQMLPLDYGGVDPRSMRFPTFVGRDIYALFNNGELYVLRNIVNGQDYSWKKVVDVGGRLGQHFLVKSDQHLLLVVVSNKFGECVDVFKLNIYGKEWEKVDCLGRYMIYICSSTSVCIEAKTPEMENKIYFSRFDSKNGDIVLYSLETHKYHTFKDKLIREYLGMGLEHVNAHVWIEPSWSLMAN